The Breoghania sp. L-A4 sequence CGCATGGTGAAGCCGAGCGCACGGTCGCCGAAATCCGGGACGCCGGCGGCCAGGCGCAGGCTCTGTTCGCGGATCTTTCCGACGTCTCGCAATTGAACGGCCTCGTGGAGGCGGCGCGCTCCGCATTCGGAGCGCCGCTGACGCTGCTGGTCAACAATGCGTCCCTGTTCGAAAAGGACTCGGTCGGCTCGCTGACGCCGGAGCTGTTTGACGCCCATCACGCGGTGCATGTTCGCGCGCCATGCTTTCTGGCGCAGGCGATGGCGGCACGGCTGCCCGACGGCATGACCGGCTCGATCGTCAACATGGTCGACCAGCGGGTGTGGAAGCCGACCCCGGAGTTCTTTTCCTACACGCTGTCGAAATCCGCGTTGTGGGCGGCCACGCGCACCCTGGCGCAGGCGCTCGCGCCGCGCATTCGCGTCAACGCCATCGGACCCGGACCGACCTTGCCGAACACCCGTCAGACGGAGGATGATTTCCGGCGCCAGACGGACAATCTGCTGCTGGGTCACGGACCGGCACTGGCGGAATTCGGCCGCACCATCCGCTTTCTCGCCGAGACGCCATCGGTGACCGGGCAGATGATCGCGCTCGACGGCGGCCAGCATCTTGCCTGGCAGACACCGGATGTCACGGGCATGCCGGAATGACCTTGCCAGATGCCCCTGTGAGCACCAGTTTTCGACCATGACCGACGACAGCATCGAACAGCCCGGCGACGACGCCATCCCGACCCCGGATGAGCGGGCCGCGATGCCCCGCGGCGTGGCGGTGATCGCCGATTTCGTCACCCGCCTGCCCAATGCGCCCGGCGTCTACCGGATGATGGATGACCAGGGTGAGGTTCTGTACGTCGGCAAGGCGCGCAACCTGAAGAAGCGCGTCTCCAACTACGCGCGCATCGGCGGCCAGTCGAACCGCATCATCCGGATGATTCAGGCAACCGTGACGATGGAATTCGTCACTACCCGCACCGAGGCCGAGGCCCTGCTGCTGGAGGCCAACCTGATCAAGCGGCTGCGGCCGCGCTTCAACGTGCTGTTGCGCGACGACAAGTCGTTTCCCTACATCCTGATCACCGGCGACCACGAGGCGCCCGCGATGGTCAAGCACCGCGGCGCGCGCAAGCGCAAGGGCGCCTATTTCGGACCCTTCGCATCGGCCGGCGCGGTCAATCACACGATCAACGCGCTGCAGAAGGCCTTCCTGATCCGCAACTGCTCGGACAGCTACTACGCCAACCGCTCGCGCCCCTGCCTGCTGCATCAGATCAAACGGTGCGCGGCGCCCTGCACCGGCGAGATCAGCATGGAGGGTTACGCCGAACTCGTTCGCGAAGCGAAGGCGTTCCTGTCCGGCAAGAGCCAGATCGTGAAGGCCGATCTGGCCAACGCCATGGAAACCGCGTCCAACGCGCTCGATTTCGAGACCGCCGCGATCTACCGCGACCGGCTCGCCGGCCTGTCGCATGTGCAGCAGCAACAGGGCATCAATCCGCAGACGGTGGAGGAAGCCGATGTTTTCGCCGTGCATCAGGACGGCGGCCAGACGTGCATTCAGGTGTTCTTCTTCCGCACCGGCCAGAACTGGGGCAACCGCGCCTACTACCCCAAGGCCGACAAGAGCCTGGAGCCGGACGCCGTGCTGGAGCCGTTCCTCACCCAGTTCTACGACGACAAACCCTGCCCGAGACTGGTGCTTCTCAGCCACGACATCCCCGAGCGCGCGTTGCTGGCGGAAGCCTTCAGCCAGCGCGCCGGGCACCGGATCGAGGTGGCTGTGCCCCGGCGCGGCGAGAAAAAGGCGCTGGTCGATCACGCGGTGACCAACGCGCGCGAGGCGCTGGGCCGCAGGCTGGCGGAAACCTCGAGCCAGGCGCGGCTGCTGGAAGGGGTGGCCCAGGTCTTCGGGCTGGAGCATCCGCCGCGGCGCATCGAGGTCTACGACAACTCGCATATCATGGGCACCAACGCCGTGGGCGGCATGATCGTCGCCGGGCCGGACGGCTTCGCGAAGAACCAGTACCGGAAATTCAACATCCGCTCGGAAGACATCACGCCGGGCGACGACTACGGCATGATG is a genomic window containing:
- a CDS encoding SDR family oxidoreductase; the protein is MAQAKSVKAALVTGGAKRIGRAIARDLAAHGWSVCVHARTSSHGEAERTVAEIRDAGGQAQALFADLSDVSQLNGLVEAARSAFGAPLTLLVNNASLFEKDSVGSLTPELFDAHHAVHVRAPCFLAQAMAARLPDGMTGSIVNMVDQRVWKPTPEFFSYTLSKSALWAATRTLAQALAPRIRVNAIGPGPTLPNTRQTEDDFRRQTDNLLLGHGPALAEFGRTIRFLAETPSVTGQMIALDGGQHLAWQTPDVTGMPE
- the uvrC gene encoding excinuclease ABC subunit UvrC encodes the protein MTDDSIEQPGDDAIPTPDERAAMPRGVAVIADFVTRLPNAPGVYRMMDDQGEVLYVGKARNLKKRVSNYARIGGQSNRIIRMIQATVTMEFVTTRTEAEALLLEANLIKRLRPRFNVLLRDDKSFPYILITGDHEAPAMVKHRGARKRKGAYFGPFASAGAVNHTINALQKAFLIRNCSDSYYANRSRPCLLHQIKRCAAPCTGEISMEGYAELVREAKAFLSGKSQIVKADLANAMETASNALDFETAAIYRDRLAGLSHVQQQQGINPQTVEEADVFAVHQDGGQTCIQVFFFRTGQNWGNRAYYPKADKSLEPDAVLEPFLTQFYDDKPCPRLVLLSHDIPERALLAEAFSQRAGHRIEVAVPRRGEKKALVDHAVTNAREALGRRLAETSSQARLLEGVAQVFGLEHPPRRIEVYDNSHIMGTNAVGGMIVAGPDGFAKNQYRKFNIRSEDITPGDDYGMMREVLQRRFARLLKEHAGGRPDLPVEGEAAGAQEPELAGADEAGTDAADTAADMPPWPDLVFIDGGLGQLNAVRETLDEMGLSGVRLVGIAKGPDRDAGREKFFQEGRASFMLPERDPVLYFVQRLRDEAHRFAIGTHRARRKKDISANPLDEVGGIGPSRKRALLRHFGTAKAVSKAGIDDLTAVEGISRAIAQVIYDHFHE